Within the Anguilla rostrata isolate EN2019 chromosome 6, ASM1855537v3, whole genome shotgun sequence genome, the region TAAtttcaaatagcctacatattaTCGAGGTATACATATAGATGTAGAccgtatttttattatttttatccttCATAGGCTGTATTTACTCATTGAATGCGGCTGCTTTTGCTATAATTATGtagcactgtttaaaaaaatgtttaacttgTTAGTGTTGTCTTATTTGGCATGCTATCTATTTGGCCCATTCATTCAAGTGTACTCTCGTGACTAAGCCCATTTTCTGTGATCGCTTATTTAATATATACATGGTAATTTCTCGTTAATTTGCTCAACATCCTTTAAAAAGAATCCAGAGGTCTGTGACTCATTTTAGCTACAGGCTATCGTTAAAATCAAGACATGATTGCACCACCAAAAATGACCTTCGTTCACCGTTGTAAATAAGGCTGAGTTTTCCCCTGCTTCTTTGCTGGGAAACATTTGATATCATCCTTTGAAGCCAAATATTTTCTGGATGCAAACTCTTAAATGAAACGGTCTGCACACACTGTCACATCTTGTTTTGAAACATAACCGTTAAATCTTTATGCTTGAAAAACTGTATATGGTATGGGGCCtaatttaaacagaaattatgacaaatgactttttcattttattcacattcATTAAATATCCAGTAGGGATATACAGCATAGTGAATATCGACATAGACGACAGTAACCCAAAATATTGAGTGCCAAATGAattctaaaattgattttgttttaatagatgtttttatttcatttaaggTAAACCTAATTTTTtatccaaaatgttttgttaaaaaagtgTGAAATGGTTTTCTTAGGCATTGTGACAGTTAGGAAGCatgtttatttcttcatttattcagGTGTTTATTCTGAATACATATGCTACCTCTAACTTCATGTAGCACTGGGTATTTGAGTTTGAATGATGCGCTATTTTAGAGACATGAGTTGGCCCTCCTCTTAGATACAGCGCAAGATTAAAAGAAGCTGCTCTAAAagttatttacacatttttgacTATGTTTTACATGCACATGGTGTTTTATGTGAGTCcctctgtgtttttgttagTGTATGTGATTGGGAGATCACTTCCTGATTGTAGACCAGCTCATGAAATAGAGTCCTTGATTATCCCTgatgtgaaaagtgttttttttttattgttccaaTTGttccataaataataaataagtaatgtaTGAGCAAgtagctgtacacacacacacacacacacattcattaatGCTGTGAAATACTTGTCTCCCATGTTCTTGAAGTTCCctattttaagattttttgAAGTTTGCTGTAGATGTCCCTGGAgactgctatttttatttttattttttataaaagacaTATTTTACTGGCATTCTTGACTTCTGTGTATTCAGCCGTGAAGAGCTTATGTTGTTGAAATACTCACGCTCAAATTGCTAgttgagctcactgtatgtaaaGAGTTTTTATGAAATGAATTCATGTTTTGAGCTGTAAATATACCTCAATTATAAagtaacttttattttgacacttCTGtggcatgtacagtatatagctACATTAGGTTAATGGTCCTAGCACCTTCTACAGTATGTAACATTTTAGCCATGGAGACTGTCGAGTGAGTTCTGAGCTTGTTCTTTGCATTAGGTTGTAAGGGTTGAAAAACACGAAAACTAAATTTGATGATTTGACTGTTTGCTTTAATGCGTCTCTTTCCGTTTTCTGTTTTACAGGACACATTATGTCATCTGCATCTTTCTATAAAATTATACGCCCTCTTGGTTTTGGTGTTCTTctgctgtgttgttttgtgaCTCTACTTTTTGTGTATTTCAAGCCATCCACTACCTGGCTATCAGGCCCTATAGAGTCTGTAACATCTGCTCTGAAGGtgaaaaacccatttcttgCCAAAAAGGAGCTAAATCAAACAATTGTACTAATATGGCTGTGGCCATTTGGTCAAACCTATGACCTGAGCTCCTGCAGTGCCCTGTTTAACATCGATGGCTGTTACCTTACAGCCGACAGAAACTTGTACAACAAGTCAAATGGCGTCGTTATTCACCACAGAGACATCAGCAGGGATTTATCAAACCTGCCACTGCTGCAACGTCCACCCTTCCAAAAATGGGTGTGGATGAACTTGGAATCGCCCTCGCACTCGCCGAAAATGCCCGGTCTTGAAAATCTGTTCAATTTGACTTTGAATTACCGCCAGGACGCCGATATTGAGGTGCCTTATGGGTCAATCGTATTGACCGAGGGAAAGGAAGACTTTGTTTTGCCAAGTAAGACCAAATTGGTGTGCTGGATTGTGAGCAATTGGAACCC harbors:
- the LOC135257342 gene encoding 4-galactosyl-N-acetylglucosaminide 3-alpha-L-fucosyltransferase 9-like — encoded protein: MTSRHIMSSASFYKIIRPLGFGVLLLCCFVTLLFVYFKPSTTWLSGPIESVTSALKVKNPFLAKKELNQTIVLIWLWPFGQTYDLSSCSALFNIDGCYLTADRNLYNKSNGVVIHHRDISRDLSNLPLLQRPPFQKWVWMNLESPSHSPKMPGLENLFNLTLNYRQDADIEVPYGSIVLTEGKEDFVLPSKTKLVCWIVSNWNPEHIRVKYYNELNKHIEVHTYGQAFGEYLLDQDLFPTIASCKFYLSFENSIHKDYITEKLYNPLSVGTVPIVLGPSRQNYENFVPGDAFTHVDDFLSPKELAEHILFLDRNEDMYLQYFNWRRYFKVKMSYFWAEHTCRACDYIQKHKEYRVLNNLDVWFWG